In Parasegetibacter sp. NRK P23, the genomic stretch GTTCAATAAATCGCTTTAACATAAAGGTTGTTTGTAAAATCTTAGAATTAGTTCTTTGCTACTTTATCGGTACTTTTTTCAGGCGAAATCACCACGCCTTCCTGGAGGTTTTCGAATCCTTTCACCACGATCTTATCACCGGCTTTAAGGCCTTCTTTTACCAGGTAATCCGTTCCTGTTTTTCCTTCGATCACGATGGGCTGTTTGGTGACTTTGTTCCCTTTATCTACCAGGAACACGAAGGTTTTATCCTGAATTTCCACCGTGGAAGCCTGTGGCACCAATACGGCGCCGGGGTGTTCCAGTTGCAGTTGCACTTTGCCGGTGTTGCCGGAACGCAGCAGGCCTTTCGCATTCGGGAAACTGGCCCTCAGGGTAATGGCCCCGGTTGTTTTATCAAATTGTCCATCCACCATATCTATCTTACCGGGTTCCGTATAAACGGATTGATCGGCCAGCCGCAATCCCACAGGTGGAACCTGTTTGAGTTTTTCCTCCACGGAGTTCCCTTTGTATTGCGATTTGAAGCGGATAAAATCACGTTCACCCAGGGAGAAATAGGCATGTACATTATGGATATCGGAGAGTAGCGTTAAGGCTTCGGTATCTGCAGGCGATACGAGGCTACCCTGCTTTTTGGGAAGACGGCCAATGTAACCACTCACGGGCGCTTTTATGGTAGTGTACCCCAGATTGATTTTAGCGGAGCCCACCATGGCACGCGCCTGTTCAGCATTTGCCAATGCCACATTGTGTGCGGCTTTAGCGGCTTTCAATTGAAATTCGGAGATAACTTTGTTTTCAACCAGCGGGGTCAGGCGATCCACTTCCAGCGCGGCGTTAATAACTGCGGCTTCCGCGGCGTGAAGTGTTCCCAGTGCACTGTTCAGTTGTTCGCGGTAAGGTTGGTCGTTCACTTTAAAAAGTGGTTGTCCTTCTTTCACAAAATCACCTTCGTCCACCAATACTTTTTCCAGGTTGCCACTTACCTGTGCGCGGATTTCAACATTCACCGCGCCTTGAATGGAAGCAGGATATTCTATGATTGTGGTGGTATTCTGTGCTGTTACTTCAAGCAGGGGCAGTACAGGCGCTTCAACTGCAGCACCGGGAGCAGCCTGGTTTTCACTGCAGGAAGAAAGAACGGAAAGTGCGAGCAGGCCGAGAAAAAACGATTTCATGATATTACTATTAAATAATTTAATGCCGTTAAATGATTGGGATGAAAAAGACCGGGGATTCCGGTTTGATGCTGTGTTTGTTTGCATGAGATTGAGTTTGAAGGATGGTTAGAAATTATCTTTAAAAAATTTTAATTGTAGTTGAGCATTGAATAAATAAGCATTTAGTGTTTTACGTGATTACCATTTCTTTCGATTACCTGGTTAAAGATTTACATGCTTTATTCGTTTTACCTGTTTTACCTGTTTTACCTGTTTTACCTGTTTTACCTGTTTTACCTGTTTTACCTGTTTTACCTGTTTTAAACGGTTAACCAGATTTAACCGCTTTTACCAGGTAATGCTTGTTAATCGTTTATCCAAGGTTTACCGTTTTTACCAGGTTTAAAAGCTTAAATACTTTATTCGTTTAACCCGTTTTACCTGCCTTAAATGGTTAACCTGATCTAATCGCATTTACCCGGATATGCATGTTAATCGTTTATCCAAGGCTTACCGTTTTAACAAGTTTTACAAGCTTAAATACTTTATTCGTTTAACCCGTTTTACCTGCTTTAAATGGTTAACCTGGTCTAATCCCTTTTACCCGGTTATGCTTGTTAATCGTTTATCCGAGGCTTACCGTTTTAACCAGGTCTAAAAGTTTTAAATACTTTATTCGCTTAACCCGTTTTACCTGCTTTAAACGATTAACCTGATCTAATCGCTTTTACCCGGTTATGCCTGTTAATCGTTTATAAAAAGCTTTCAGTTTATATTAGGTTTACTTCGTTATTCAAATACTTCGGACTTGCTGCAAATTATTAGTCGGCTGTTTTGTACTGAATACTTATGTCAGATATGCGCGAAACACTGAACATTATTCAATTATTTATCATTGTTAAATACCATTTTCAAAAACTTCAAAAACAATGTTTATTCATTTAATGCTGTTAAATCTATATTCAAAAAAAAGATCAGGCCGGGGCTGTTGATCCATTGGTAACCGTTGACGCATCATTAACCGTTGATCCATTGGTAATAGAAAGAATTATTCCCCGAACGGCATCTCTCAGCACCTCCCTGTTCATCTCATCTGAAATTTCATTCCGCACAAAATTAATGGATACCAATCCGTGAATCACCGACCAGAAAGTGTAGTACTTCTTACAAATCTCATCTTCAGATTTGCCAGCCGCTTTTACAAGTCCGGCAATCACATCCATAATCAGTTTTTTGGGATCCTGGTAGTTTTCAGGATAAGTTCCTTCCATGGTACAACACCCCACCTGTACCCCAAACATCAACTGGTACAATTCAGGCTCACGGAAAGCGAATTCCCAATAAGCGATCCACATAGCTTCCAGTCGCGCTTCCGGTTCAGCAAAACGATCCCGTGCTTCACTCACATCTTTCGACAACATCAGAAAACCCTGGGTGGCCAATTGCTTTAATATCGCATCCTTGCTGTTGAAATATTCATAAATGATCGGCGCGGTGTACTCAATCTTATCGGCAATCTTACGCATACTCAACGACTGCCACCCTTCCTCCTTCGCAATGTGGAGGGCAGCTTCCAGGATATTGCACCTGTTTTCTTCTTTCAGTCGTAGTATTCTGTCTTTACTTGCCATCGGTTTTATTTACATGGTAAACAATTTAACACCGTTAGGCAAATGTACATGGAATCTTGGCGGATGTCCAAATTTTTCTTTCCGGGAATATATATTTTTTGTTTTCTCTAACAGGTCAACAGTTCCTCTTTTGTAACGATGAATCAGGTTTAGCCTTAAAAATCAATCGTTTGCTCACCACAATTTGATATATGTCAAAGAATTTCACTTAGCATCATATAATTATAAAATCTACGTTTTCTTTACACAGTTACACTTACCCATATCATGAAAACCTATTACATCCACGACGGAAAGCTTGAAAGAGGCCCATTTACATTGCTTGAACTCCAGGGTAAAATCACCCGCCACACACCAGTATGGAAACTGGGAATGGAAACCTGGACCAAAGCCTCGGAGCTTCAGGAGCTGAGGCCCCTGCTGATGGAACACGTTACACCTGTTTCTTTTCAACAGCAACGCAGGTCTAAAAAGAATTTCTGGGAACGGTTATTTTCATTCAAACGACTAGCCCGATAGACGCGGGCGTTCGGTAGGAGTGGTTTCTGCCACCTGCATGCGTTGTGTTCAGATTTTCCTTTGCAGGGCTTCATTACTGAAAAATATTTCAGACATTTGCGCATATACCTTATCGTAATGCAGCATGCAGCTCACCCTAACACAACCCCACTTCACCGATGAAAAAATGGTTTACCCAAGCCCTCCTCTCCTTATTTGCAATGTCCGGCTTAGCACAGAAACCCTCTATAAATTGGGGAGAAGAATTTAAATTGAAAAGAGGGAGTACAGACTTAGAAGTTATTCAGGCGGATAAAACCGGCGTTTACCTTCAGGAGGGGCATCTTACGATGAAAACCTACATCGCCATTGGTGGATCACTGCGTATTTCCGCCAGACTCATAAAGCTGGATAGTCGTTTATCTGAATTGTACAACACAGATTTTAGCAAAGAATTAAAAGGAAAAGACTTTCTTCAATTTTTTCCCCTCAAAGAAAAGCTGTTCATACTTGCATCCGAATACGACAAAAAAAACACCTCATTTATTGTACATGCCGCTGAGATAAATAAGAATACCGGTGAAATAAAAAGCACTTGGAAAGAATTGGTCAGTATCCGGAAAAAAGAAAAGGGAGACGACATCAACTTCAGGATAATTTATAATCCTGACAGCACCAGTATGGTGGTGGTAAGCAGTCTCGAAGGAAAAAGTAATAACATTTTCAGCATTAGTGGGTTCAACGAGGCTTTGCGCCCTACCGCCAATACGGTTTCCTTATCAAACGAGTTTGATCCGAAAACCTACCAGTTGGAAGACCTCATTTATACTTCCAACAACCGGATTGTTCTGGTGGGAAGAATATATGAATACCGAGAGGGTAAAAAGAAAAAAGGCAAATTTCTTGACTTTGCAAGGTATAATATCCGTATTTACGATCCAAAAGGCACGCAGTTAAAAGAACTTAATACCACCGTAAACGGCAAATGGCTGAACAGTACCAAAATTGTACAAGAGAAAAATGAGATGCTGGTACTGGCGGGGTTTTATAGTAAAGACCGAAAGGATAAAACCATTGACGGTATGTTGCTTCAAAAAATAGATCCCGTTTCATGTGAAGTAGTTTCCACAACGGATAAACAACTCAACCTCTCTATGCTGGATGTAATAGCTGATGAAGAAGCATCTGACAATTTAAGTAAAGAAGAAAAAAAAGAACTGGAGAAACTAGAGAAAATAAAAAATGAAGGGGAAGCATTGTCCACATTGATGAAATTTCGCAAAATCCACTATGACAACGATGGCGGGTTGATCATCCTGGCTGAAAAATTTTATCAGTACAATTATACGACTCAAACCTATTCACCAGGATCCAATGGTATGCCCGGACAATGGACCCCGGTTACATACTCAGTTTATGAATCAGGCGACCTGTTCATGTGCAGGATAGACCGTGCGCAAAATGTAAATTGGGTAAAAATCATTCCAAAGTTTCAACGCGAAGTATTCAGAGGAGGGTCAGCGGGCTATTCTGAATTTAGTTCTTCCAGTTTTTTCGACCTCGGAAAACGCCCCTATTATTCAGGCTTCAACACCCTTCAATCGGGGAATACCATCACATTATTCTTTAACGACAATTCAAGGAACGAAGCAATTCTGCATCCCGGTCAAATCCCTAAAAAAACAATACTTTTTAACGCATCCCATTGTTATAGCATTACATTGGATGCGCTAACCGGAACATTCAACCGCAGTTTCCTATGCTCAAATACCGAAACGCCCACGGCCATGCCCAGGAGCGGAACCGTTTTCGGCAAAGAAATGTACCTCGTCGGTAAAGATGACCGTATGCTGGCTAAGAGTAAAATAGCCGTCGGAAAAATTACATTATCGAAATAAAAGATTACGTATTCCCACCTTGCGTTTGGCCGACGAAAGAAATATTTCTTAAAATATACCGATTGGTATAATTTTACAAATTATTTCTTTCCATTCATGCGTAAATCGGACGTCACCAGGCAACTCATCATCGAAAAAACCGCACCCGTTTTCAACAGGAAAGGGTACGCGGGCACTTCCCTGAACGACCTCACAATGGCCACCGGTTTAACAAAAGGTAGTATCTACGGCAATTTTTCAGGGAAAGATGAAGTGGCCCTCGCCGCATTCGAATACAATCTTGCGCAAATAACGACCACTGTTGCCCAGGAAGCCGCTGCGGCCACCACAGCAACCGGCAAGTTATTGGCCTATGTTGAAAGCTATTCAGCGCTGTTCGGCACCATCTCGGCAACAGGCGGATGTCCCATTCTGAATACTTCCGTTGAAGCCGACGACACCCATCCCGCACTCCGGAAAAAAGCATCCGACGCCATCCGTTCCTGGAAAAAACAACTGGAGCGGATCATCAACAACGGAATGGAAACCGGAGAATTACGCAACGACATCATCCCTGAACACACCGCCATCACCATGATCGCCATCATAGAAGGGGCCATCATGATCGCCAGGGTGTGCAACAATAACAACTATTTTTCCACCGCGATGCAACAGGTAAAGCTCATGATAGCCAACCTGGAACAAAGCGGAACTCAACCCATCAAAAAGAACAAATGAAACGAGTAGTGATCACCGGCATGGGGGCGCTTACCCCGCTGGGCAACAATGTGAACGATTTCTGGAACAATATCGTGGCCGGTAAAAGCGGCGCCACACTGCTTACCAAGTTCGATACCGAAAAGTTCAAAACGAAGTTCGGTTGCGAAGTAAAAGGTTATAACGCTGAAGCTTATTTTGAAAAGAAAGAAGCCAGGAAATATGATCTTTTCACCCAATACGCCGTTGCCGCAAGCGATGAGGCCATTAAGGATTCAGGGCTGGATTTCGCGGCGATGACCGAAGAAGAACGTTATGAAATTGGTGTGATCTGGGCCTCGGGTAATGGAGGTATCGGCACATTCGAAGAGCAGTTAAAGGAATTCCATAGCGGTGACGGCACACCAAGGTTCAACCCCTACTTCATTCCAAAGATGATCGTAGACATCGCTGCGGGCGTGATTTCCATCCGGCATAAACTGCACGGTCCAAATTACTGCACGGTTTCAGCATGCGCCTCTTCCAATACGGCTATCATCAACGCTTTTGATACCATTCGTTTGGGCAAAGCCACTGTTATGGTAGCCGGGGGCTCAGAAGCGGCGATTACACCATCGGCGGTAGGCGGTTTCGGCGCGGCCCAGGCCTTGTCGAAGAACAATGAACAATACGCTTCCGCCTCCCGGCCATTCGATGCTACCCGCGACGGCTTCGTGATCGGGGAAGGTGCCGGTGCCCTGATCCTGGAAGAACATGACCATGCGGTACGTCGTGGCGCGCATATTTATGCAGAGATCGTTGGTGGCGGTATGGCCGCAGATGCCTACCATCTTACCGGAACGCCCGCCAACGGACTGGGTGCCGCACTTGGTACAAAGAAAGCATTGCAGGAAGCGGGCGTTTCACC encodes the following:
- a CDS encoding efflux RND transporter periplasmic adaptor subunit, with the protein product MKSFFLGLLALSVLSSCSENQAAPGAAVEAPVLPLLEVTAQNTTTIIEYPASIQGAVNVEIRAQVSGNLEKVLVDEGDFVKEGQPLFKVNDQPYREQLNSALGTLHAAEAAVINAALEVDRLTPLVENKVISEFQLKAAKAAHNVALANAEQARAMVGSAKINLGYTTIKAPVSGYIGRLPKKQGSLVSPADTEALTLLSDIHNVHAYFSLGERDFIRFKSQYKGNSVEEKLKQVPPVGLRLADQSVYTEPGKIDMVDGQFDKTTGAITLRASFPNAKGLLRSGNTGKVQLQLEHPGAVLVPQASTVEIQDKTFVFLVDKGNKVTKQPIVIEGKTGTDYLVKEGLKAGDKIVVKGFENLQEGVVISPEKSTDKVAKN
- a CDS encoding TetR/AcrR family transcriptional regulator, coding for MASKDRILRLKEENRCNILEAALHIAKEEGWQSLSMRKIADKIEYTAPIIYEYFNSKDAILKQLATQGFLMLSKDVSEARDRFAEPEARLEAMWIAYWEFAFREPELYQLMFGVQVGCCTMEGTYPENYQDPKKLIMDVIAGLVKAAGKSEDEICKKYYTFWSVIHGLVSINFVRNEISDEMNREVLRDAVRGIILSITNGSTVNDASTVTNGSTAPA
- a CDS encoding DUF4339 domain-containing protein, with translation MKTYYIHDGKLERGPFTLLELQGKITRHTPVWKLGMETWTKASELQELRPLLMEHVTPVSFQQQRRSKKNFWERLFSFKRLAR
- a CDS encoding TetR/AcrR family transcriptional regulator, which gives rise to MRKSDVTRQLIIEKTAPVFNRKGYAGTSLNDLTMATGLTKGSIYGNFSGKDEVALAAFEYNLAQITTTVAQEAAAATTATGKLLAYVESYSALFGTISATGGCPILNTSVEADDTHPALRKKASDAIRSWKKQLERIINNGMETGELRNDIIPEHTAITMIAIIEGAIMIARVCNNNNYFSTAMQQVKLMIANLEQSGTQPIKKNK
- the fabF gene encoding beta-ketoacyl-ACP synthase II is translated as MKRVVITGMGALTPLGNNVNDFWNNIVAGKSGATLLTKFDTEKFKTKFGCEVKGYNAEAYFEKKEARKYDLFTQYAVAASDEAIKDSGLDFAAMTEEERYEIGVIWASGNGGIGTFEEQLKEFHSGDGTPRFNPYFIPKMIVDIAAGVISIRHKLHGPNYCTVSACASSNTAIINAFDTIRLGKATVMVAGGSEAAITPSAVGGFGAAQALSKNNEQYASASRPFDATRDGFVIGEGAGALILEEHDHAVRRGAHIYAEIVGGGMAADAYHLTGTPANGLGAALGTKKALQEAGVSPEQVDYINAHATSTPLGDIGELNGIKSVFGHHRVKVTSTKSMTGHLLGAAGAIESITCALSVKHDIIPATINTTVLDPAIPEGLDIVLGSSLHQTVNYVVNNTFGFGGHTATSVFKKYQP